GGGGGGACGCCAGGGCTGTTGTCGTCTGCGTCGGGACCACACCGTGGTCGGGACACAACAAGACGGTCGACGCGTCAGCCCGTCGTCtgccccatagagtttcatacagtaattattgtaggaaactctatggtctgCCCTCAGCGCGTCGTCTGCCCTCGTGCGTCGAACCGGCTATTTTCGCGACTCACACCACTTGTAGCTTTAGAGGAAGCGGGCACGTCTCTGCGCGTTGCTACAGCGCATGCGTCCTCCCATACCAGCCTCTGCCTTATCTGAGTCTTCAAGTGGGAGAGACTCGGCAGAAGCCGCCAGGTGCCGCCGGGTGGCGCTGCTCCTGGTCCCTGTCGCCGGCCTTCACGTCGCCGATTGGCTTTCACGTCTCTGACCAGCTGCCCTTATTCCAGACCGGGGCTAGAGTGCGGCCGGTCACGCGCGACGGACTCGCCCTCGGATGACTGCACACAGGAGAAAGGATGTCCTTGCCAGAGGTCCCATTGAGGGCAGGTGGCACTGCGGAGAGCCTTAACGCGGCAGGACGCAAGTCCTTCTTGTGCTGGTTGCTGGCAGCGATAGAAGCGGGCGAGCGCCGCGCAGGTGACGAACTCACGAACAATGGGCCGGCGGTTCACAGCGCAGATTAGGTGTTAAAAACGTTGCGGTGGTTTTGATTGTAAAAATTACGTGTGACATTGGTTTTTCGTAGTTGCACAGGTGTAATAAATGTTTTGCGTAGCACTTGCACTTCTTACTTTGTGAACTGCATGTTCCATCgaccatagagttagtagaacaactctagaggaaaagctgggccggaaaagtgggaacctctagggcgccgccctgttgctactggtcaatgtggccagcgcaattactattgaaagagctgaaaacaagtacaggtcaccttatgctttgtcatctaaaaacgcatacctgatggctttatgaaggtggtgcgttaatattaagtttacagaaagcgatcgctaagtccgtgacttatgtaaatcacgatgtacgcattcatgcaataaaggatgacgcgaatttcggtttcgaatctgtttttttttttttggatgcgtagtagtttcgtacagtttaggtttgacatgcgatcgcgcggtTTGACATGCATCGGACGCTATgacacactcgtgccttatgtgccaccgaagccccgaagtgctctcgcatataccttcacatgtaagtaaacgaatgtatctccttgttgagaatatcacgcgagtaggcagctcttgtggtgcatcacaatcgtttgagaagcgtcacagtagagcattttgctacatgcggagcggtgtttttatttgcaggtttcccttcagtaggacaggcggaccagcgcaccggaattgtactggcgaagccacaagcaactcaaagaatctgtttaattgttgcactttgaacaattaTGCTTCTACAGAAgtcacagcagaaaaacagcctgatgccgagtatttctgtgccatgAAGTAATCAAggggcgagtgcctaatgcggacgaaatcgagtgcatcgagacttagaacgacagaaagctgagctagttggtaaggattcattatgcaaaacagaggtaaggcgtgcagacaggacacaagagtagagaagtgggcggcgctcgtgcggtttgcttgtaaatactctactcttgtgtcctgtctgcacgcctcgcctccgttttgcataacgagtgcatcaacccacatattaatagcgtaggcgttttattaactgtgcaatattttcaacacttccttgcatgccatttcatgtggaatatcttttctggtcacaaatttgtgcagcgaatctatttgcatgatcgactccgggcctgttggactgttcacttgcacttgatgctgagtcttttacatgtatccataaactgcagatatgcatatcagatccctgcgagcatgttcaaaattcaattattttagacaacaggcacatatgcaatactaaaataatctcgaataccactaagcagctgggacacacttttgttgagtatactcgcaaGTAagataagtagatcatgtggacagctccagctcattttccttaaatcagtgtgtacaagggatttgcaaaaataatgttttttctcgcgcaccgattattttgctgtataagcaagagaacccaccacgttagtgtaacgtatattgtacatcacactaatatgtgctttaatttaccaagtgagatgagttacttttatggctcattcagtcatatcacactgcgagctgcattcatcaatcttcaattggattttgcaaatgtttaatgaaacatgtttcccttttatgcagatatgcaatggcaagcccttccgtgtgttccaaaggtaaaatttaagctctaaaataaagaagacatttctagtcagaaagaagcaaaaatggtgaatgcagagtatcagaagcccaaggtacagaaattatgagaagtgtcgaatgattttaaggaaagagtcgtatttgaaaatgcaagactctttagtggaggtcaagcaagtcaatataggtagaatactctgcaaaattatgcgagtgaggggatgtcaaacaatgggtcaggaaattcgttgtttttctgcaaaacaaatgctgattgccattacacaagtcactttagcatcatgagactgctgcttgataaattcagaaataaaccaaaaaacaagacacgcaaaaataaaaaacaatttaatggtgctctctccacactgggataaataaaaacaaacacatcacatctaatgtggacatatcagacgccttgtgaaacactaaaggaaaaattcagtttcgagctatggcacttgccgcatagatgtggggggccttgcactaatagtgatagttaccactgcatttagaaattgaaagcattcatgcagacaaggatgattctttatatttttggctaccacttcaaatgcctccaccaaatgttacaatgctacacgcagccatactaaggatctctcagcaacacctgcaggtaaaaagcagatgcagtcaaagtgctggtgtgtactggacactatgttcgaaaacttttaggcaagaagagtgcaagaagcagacataacaactgcatttatttccataattccccatttgaatggccttttctttttgcttagacaatgccgatgcctagccacagcagctccctcatacagactccgcaagccaagaggccgtggaggcaaatgcaggtaagaggcaagaagctaTAGCAcaggtatcgacattcatctaatttctttctttttctttcgtttaggcagccagcacacctcgaagagccaccttgactgcgggtgtgtcaccctagtcgccaaggaaacatttgagggaaagcgacgggcaatgtgaacagccacttctccatgtaaacgatactctttctctcggatgactcctatgCCTCGCCACACCAGCACagttgtgcacaaagatgccgtgGAGGcgcgtgcaggtcagaggcaagaagcagtggcactggtgtcgacattcacccaatttctttttcttacactgaggcagccagcacacctcgaacagccaccttgattGCGGGTGTGTctgtagattcctgttgtacatatgctcataataaacttcagtaaacttgaacttgataataaacttgaaggcaaatggtacgttgatgcattgtttttttgaacatttattgttattgtacacatacaatatgtTATACTTtacagtgctacagagcgtattttgaagcttccccctatattttgcacctttaattatgtatgtgttgtgtggccctcaatgcagttcatgttgcagcagctgttttgtctgtgtatcgcacattggcttaagctcgtgatatccacatacttctctcacatatacaagataaagttctatgtagtcctcagtgttacaacaaaaaattaaAGTAAACAacccgatcgtggaattgtgcttattacagtgattcctatgacagttactgacaagttgacaacttgaactggtcaatccgtccatagcctcctctatttttcaaaaataaaggaggctatgatccgtcatggcaagcaattgtatgtatacataaaaaaaaaaaggggggggggtatgtgtgtgtgtgtgtttgtagtggggggtataggattagggcggtacgaaaaaatgtaccaacaccgtcctctagacccattccgttaagttaccgtaacaaagcgtattatgcataaagttcatacaaccaactctgatattactacacacgccaggcgacgcgagctacatttgccatgacgcattcgcgactgcaccggatgccctccatattattctcgttaatcatGCTCAcagcaccgaggcaaaagaaagatcacgggcgcaggtgcctttaaagtatctcgaccttgcgaggcactgcatgctgcgcgtgccaggggagctgtccgtgcgaacactccctggcacacacctgcctcggcggccccaacctgcgtaccgttctgcttcgagctttgatccccccactgtcccttgggtgccctggagttcctgcgctgcctgctttattataatctcaggtgctctcctgagacttccgtttgtcggttacatgtgccctacagctggatcagtacttataataataaaaaaaaacgatctatcgtcgcgacgatagatcgcgaaagcggcttttgcaacataccgcgcccgtgcgaagagaattacggaacgccaacgaggaatctgtccacagcttcgagctcgtaacctcgtcgagtgacactcctgcaacaggcgtgaccgctgaaaaccacataccgccggaaacttcaagaggatcatccctcggttgcataactgccaactgtacggccaacatggaccacacccacaccgtcccgcaacatagaataaagaaccaacttataaagcccaaaggCTGGGCTCATAACACACGCCGTATCCTTGATGTCTCGAACCCACACCGTATCTCCCGGCTGCATCGGAGGAAGGACGGTCGCGGCATGACGGCGAACGAAGTCTTTCCTCTGCCTCCTTCTCACCTCTTCGTCTTGGCACTTCGCATTGTCTGGCGCAGGCCACTTCGGTTCCAGGCGGTCCACTGTCTTGGGAAGCCCGGTTCGCAAGCTGCGACCAAACAGTAGCTGCGCTGGGCTGAACCCTGTGAGGCCTGCACTGTTTCTGTACGACAGAAGAGCCAGAAAAGGATCGTCTGCTTTCGCAAACAATTTGATCGTACGCACCATCATTTCCACTTCCCCATTTGACTGCGGGTAGTTTGGACTTGAGGTGATGTGTTGGAAGCCATAGCCCTTCGCAAAAGCTGCAAAGGCATGTGAAGCAAATTGCGGTCCATTATCACTTCGTACTACTGCGGGAATGCCAAAACGAGCAAAAATGCGTTTGACTGCATTGATGACAGCCTCAGAGTCCGTGCTTCGCATGTAGATAACTTCAGGGTAGCGAGAAGGATAATCAACCACTAGTAGGTACTTGTGTCCCTTGTAACTAAACAAGTCCGTTCCTATTTCTTGCCACGGTTGTTCTGGAGTCTTCGTTACCGCCAATGGCTCACTTCTTTGGGCTCGTGTGACTGCACACTGTCTGCAGCGAGTGACTCTGTCCCGTATTTGCTGAGAAAGTCTGTACCACCACACGGAGTCCTGGGCCCTTAGGCGGCATCGGTTAATTCCCTGATGGCCTTCACGGATAAGTTCGAGCGTATCCTTTTACAGCAATGCCGGGATGACAAAGCGATTACCTTTTAGCAGGATGCCGTTGCACAAAGAGAGATCACCTCGATGGCTCCAGTACTTCTTGAGGTGCTCCGGAAGCCTTTCTCAGTATTTGACGAGCTAGTTGCACTTCCAGTCCCGTTCTTGGTGCCTGCCAACATCATCTACAGTAACCAGTTTCGTCTCCGCGATGGTAGCAACTTGGAATTCCACAAACTCCTCTACCACATCCGCCGGATTGATCTACCGCTTCTCATCCGGAGCCCTTGAAAGAGTATCCGCAGTGGCTGGTTGTTTGCCCGGGACGTAGACTACGCTAAATTCGTAGCGCATAAGTTTGATGCGGAACCTTTGAATACGTGGGGGCATCGTGTCCAAGTCAGCGTTTCCAAATAGTGTTACCAGCGGCTGGTTATCGGTTTTTACAGTGAAGTTTAGGCCACGCACGTATTAGTGAAACGGTACACTGACCATGCTACCACCAGCGCTTTTTTCTCTGGCTGTAGCGCTGTTCCGCTTCAGTAAGCGACCTGGATGCGAACGCTACCGCGCGTCGCTCGCCCGATGGTTGTTCCTGCAGAAGAACCGTGCCCAATACAAATGAGCTCGCGTGTCATGCGACAGTGGTATTACGACCGGGATGATACTTAGCGACGCACGGGTCCGAGCTGAGCATCGCTTTTACCCGATTAAAAGCGGTCCCCATTGCCATGCATTTTGCTCACCTAGCAAGGCGCGAATAGGGGCGGTTGCTTGCGAAAGGTTGGGCAGGAATCGACCGATATGATTAGCCATGCCGAGGAATCGCCTAACCCCAGCAACGTCCTTGGGTGGCTCCAAGTTGGGCAGCGCTTCGAGTTTGCTGGGACATGGCGAGATACCGTTGGCATCGATCACCACCCCTAGAAACTCTGCTTTCTCTTGACCTAAGCGGCATTTTGACTTGTTGAGTTTAACTCCGGCTGTCAACTATCATCTCAGGATGTCATGTCAGGATGTCATGTTGACGACGTTCGGTTGCCCCTCCAGTATTCGAGCCATTTCTCTTTGAAAATATTCCGGTGCTGAAGTCAAGCCAAAAGGTAGACGACAGTAGCAGTAGCGTCCGAATGGTGTGATGAATGTGGTATACTCTTAGCATTCTTGAGAAAATCGCACTTGGTGAAATCCTGCTGTCGCGTCCAGCTTCGAGAACACTTTGGCGTCGCCCAGTTGCCCGACCACCCATTCGACCGTTGGAAGCACATGCTTTTCCCGGAgaacttctttgttgagcttcgtTAAGTCCACACATATACGGTTGCTGCCTGATGCCTTCGGTACTGCGACCAGACCGGCACACCATGGCGTCGGCTTCGTAATGCGCCTGATGACACCTTGTTTTCCACCCGGTCCAGCTACTCCTTTACCTGGTTGTACGGAGGAATGGGAATTCTACGAGGTACACCGAGAGCAAATGGCCTAGCATTTGGCTTGAGTCGAATAGTGTACTCCTCCCCTACGGTACCAAGCCCTTCGAAGATGTCCTCGCCAGGGGTTGCGTCACTTGCAGAGCTGGCTTGCTTTTCAGGTCGCTGTGCGGCGTCGATGAACTTCACGACTCCAAATGCGAGGGTAGCAGGATAGCCTAGTAGAGGTGTAGACTGCGAAGGCATGACATATATTGACTGTACACAAGTGCGGCTCTTCCACTCCAACGTAGCTGTGAATTGGCCTGATATTAAAGGGGAATTTCCTGGATCGGTGGGAAGACCCTCCGGTTTTTCGAGTCACGACGGTACTCCTGAAAAAAGTGCTTGGAACGACGgtcggctatggtgttgggcgttatcaaatccctgccgcggcggccgcatttcgattggcgcgaaatgtaaaaacgcccgtgtcctgtgcaaTGCGAGCACGTTAAAGATATCCTAGCGGTCAAAATTATactggagtgccccactacggcgtgccagcGGAGTACCGCGCTAAGATTTCCAAATTTTCTAAATTCGGatatttgcaggtgcaagttaaAATCGGCtagcacaggacaggggtaagtggagatcgcagggagaggccttcgtcctgcagtgaacataaaaataagccgctgctgctgatgatgatcaccATGAAATTACTCACATACAGTAAGGAATCTGGTTGAGAGACTAAGTTTCACATTCATTTACGGTGATCGGACCTTGGAAAGACAATTAGCCTCAAATTCTCGCTCTAGCTTTGTACAGCTCTTACCAAAGACCTGCACTGACCAGTTGATGTCGACGACGAAGAAGAATGTCTACTTTGTGGAGCggtgccgtcgctctgtgctgGCTGTTTCATTCACAGCTATGCACTGCTGACTTGTTCACATCTACTCACGACATGCAAGAGGTCATGGCCACCGAGGCTCTCAGCTTGGAAGACGCCCACTACTTCTTGTCTCTGGAAGAGAGCCGCCTGGACCGAGCCGCCGCGCAGCACCGGAGGCGACTGTCCAGCATTCCTCGCATTGGCTCCGACACGGTCTTGGGAAAATTCATCCGGGCGTGTCGCTTGCACGCCTTGCACTCAGACGCGGCTTCCGCGGCGTCCTTGCCGGCGCTGTTGCCGGCGTTCGCGGCGCCTTCGTCACGTAAGTGGTGGCCCGCCGACCGCGACGTTGCGGGGGCCGCCGATGGCCTGTGCAAACTACAGCGAGTCTACGAGGTCCCCGTCGCGCGGATCGCGGCCATGAGAACTCGTCGGCTGCCATCCGCTTCTGCGGAAGATCTCAGCTGCGTCGCGAGAGGCTGTTACGCGAACGGGACGCATGGCAACACGACGGTCTGGTCTCGGCGAGCGCTTGCTGCATCACTGAATGCAGGATCTAGCGCTCGGAAACTCGAATTGGGACTCTGGTGGCTTCGGGCCAACGACGCGAGGCGGGCAGCGTTAGAGGCAAGGCATCGGCACCTGTATCCTGCCCCGCCGGAGACCGACGTGCACGATTACAAATCCGTCTGCGCCGAAAAGGGCGATTTGAGAACGAATACTGGAGAAATCGGGTGCGTCTTGTGGACTGGCAACGGAGACCCGCGTTTGATACTGGGGCCGCTCAAGCTGGAACTGTTGTCCCTAACACCTCGTGTTGCGGTCTTCGTTGACTTCCTCACGGAATCCGAAGTGGCTTATATTCAGCAAGCCGGGCGTACAGGATTGGAGCGGGGATCCATTTACGACTGGGACAATCCAGAAGGAATCACCAGTTACAAGCGCATTAGCAAGGTACGAATACCCGCACTACACAGTACTGCTGTATGATCCCGCGCACTGTGGGGATCGATGTAATGAGCGAAGCTTCATGTGCTGTTTGCGATGGTGGACGATAATTTGCAGTCATGTTTACGGCGAATATTTAAGTTCTCCGGCTTTTAAtgcaacacgagagtggtgagtttgAAAGTGAAATGTTATTTCTTTCCGAAGGAAAGAGGGCGCCtagacaaaaggcaagagcctgacaaggtcctgGTCTTCCGTAGAACAGCTGGCATTCTGCACAAGCACTTTACAACAATTTCATAATTTTACGAGCATTGTAAAAAGCATGACGTAGCAACTCAACATGCATGAATTTGTACAAGAACAATAAGAACTGGAAAGCAAACACATCTTATCACATGAGCGACACAGAGGTACGTAATAATTTTtacatatattgtcacgtggtggtgacgttgaataacacagtagcaatactgtgaacgacaaaactaacttttattgggcgaacctgtgcccacaaaacaggctacacttatagcacaacgatagcggcgaacacgctcggcgatcgtcgaaaatctgatcagcgggtcaagcgcgtcggcttttatagagcagtcgtcgaatgttccagactaatcgttcggacccgcgtgccttccacaaagttctacaccattcgcgccacgcgatgaaatcagataacacaaggttcggcgacaacagacagccgggtagaagcatcgataactttccagaaacttcggatacatgcaggcgcgtcccgcgctgtgcgattacgtttgttaggcggcgaaacgtgtcgcccgataaaggtaagtacacgtgtcaatatataaataATGTCAGTCATAAAACACAACAATATTACAAAGCTGGCAACATGCGCGTAAAATAATCCTCTCAAAGAGAGTAAAATAAATATAGAGTTTATCAACTAAATAAATATGTCATTCGGTTTTTCCAATGAGCGGTCTTAATGGTAGATTTAAAACGCTTTCGTGGAAGGTAACGTTAAGTTTCAAAAAGAAATTGATTTATTACTGTGGGAACTAGATGGCTTAGTGCTTGCTCGCCCTAATTGGTGCGCGTGTTTGGAACAAGTTTACGTTTCGTGCGGAAAGCATATCGGCTGCTGGAATTATCTGGACAGAAAAAAAGTGCAATTGATGACGATGGTTGCATATAAGTAGACAGAAATTATATAGTTGTTTTGCTTGCATAACTAAGATT
The sequence above is drawn from the Dermacentor andersoni chromosome 7, qqDerAnde1_hic_scaffold, whole genome shotgun sequence genome and encodes:
- the LOC126534347 gene encoding prolyl 4-hydroxylase subunit alpha-2-like; this translates as MQEVMATEALSLEDAHYFLSLEESRLDRAAAQHRRRLSSIPRIGSDTVLGKFIRACRLHALHSDAASAASLPALLPAFAAPSSRKWWPADRDVAGAADGLCKLQRVYEVPVARIAAMRTRRLPSASAEDLSCVARGCYANGTHGNTTVWSRRALAASLNAGSSARKLELGLWWLRANDARRAALEARHRHLYPAPPETDVHDYKSVCAEKGDLRTNTGEIGCVLWTGNGDPRLILGPLKLELLSLTPRVAVFVDFLTESEVAYIQQAGRTGLERGSIYDWDNPEGITSYKRISKVSWLWDAEHPSLAPLARRISLATGLSLESAEPFQVANYGLGGHYTPHDDASSFDQLADEWDTQYGNRLATMLLYLSDVSLGGATAFVNLRLAVKPRRGAALFWHDLAPYSGSDGPVHFSFWHQMKVLEDRTNHVGCPVLWGTKWIATKWIREHSNVVVRFDYPG